The following is a genomic window from Chitinophagales bacterium.
TATCGAAAATCTGGAGCTCATTCGGTTGTGGAACTTTTGGACTTTGCGAGAAATCATGGCTTTCTAGACTAAAAGGATGACTAATATTTAGTCACCCTTTCATATCTAGAATTAAAATTATCGTACAGGAATATTTTTAAACTCCCCTTCTGTAATTACATATTTAGCACCTGACAAGCTTTGTCCAGTACATTTAAACGAGCCACAGATAGTTTTATCAGAATTGATAGTTATCGTCATACTATCTCCTGTAATAAAAGGATTCAATCCGCCTTCATGATAATAGCCATTGACAGAACCTCTAGTTTGAGCGGTAGAAAATGCCATAGTTTTAGTGCCTATTAGTGTATCTTCCACATAAAATGCGAACTTCTCTGCACCTGCTTTTTTGATGCTGATTCTGATTCGAGGGCCATTAAAGTTGTACCATTGATAAAATCCTGAATCACTTTGAAAAGCAGTTCCATTGATTTTAGCGGTTAAACCATTGACAGATCCTGAGCAGCCAGAGTTAGTTGGAGTTGTAGGAGTAGAATTACTACTTGATTTTGAACAAGCACTAAGAAGTGCTGTAAGAACGAGTATTGATAAAATAATTTTTTTCATGGGTGAGGAGGGTTATAATTCACTATGATTACTAATATTTACCTGCTATAGTACCATTTGTAATGGTAATAGTAGTCTTATCGGTATCATTAGTCAAAGTTCCGCTAAAGGTAGCTTCTAACACACTACCATCATTTTTAGCAATTTCTATCGTAAAATCATCTCCCGGTACCGCTATCCACCCCTTACCACCTACTGAAAAAGTTATTGTATTTACCAATCCAGAACCTAAGGTTTTGTAACTTACCTTACCCGTTTGGCTAAGTGGTTGCGTTATTGTACAGTTTAATGGGGTCGTTCCATTCATTCCTGCTGCACTTAATGTGCCGTAGGTACTTGTCTTAACCGCTGCGCTCGTGATCTCCATAGAGGTATAACTTCCCGAAACTGCACCTGAATAATTACAAGTGATTTTACATTTTCCAGCTGCAAGGCCAGAGGCACTTGGTGCTGTAGGCGTTGAGCTCGAGTTAGAGTTATCTTTGCTACATGAATAGAAGAGTGTAGACAGAGATAATGCTACGATTAGAATTGCATTTGCTGTTTTGAATGTTGCTTTTTTCATGATTGATTTATTTAATGGTTAAAAATATTATTCTTTAGTTTTAAGTTTGGACACTTCATCCTTCTCCACGATAAGCATATACTGCCCATCGTCATATGAAATAGCGACAGAACCTTTCCTAGCATCATACATAGTATATTTACCATTGGAAAGATCTATCACTACCTTATCGCCATTATCATTCGCATAGAAAGCCATACCGTTGGTCACTTCCGTCAAATCTCCTTTCTTCGTTCTTACCGACCAGTTCTTTTTTCCGTCAGCAATTACATGGCTGCTAACTCCTTTTGTACAAACGAGAATTGTATTTTCACCTAATCTGAATATTTGCTCTGTCAATTTAATATCATCTTCTTTAACACTGACTTCATACTTTTCAGCACCATCATTAGGATTGAGATTATATAATTCTTTACCACTAGCTACCAGCAATTGACCATTATGTACAAATGCGTTCGTTACTCCTTTAGCGAATCGTTCGCTTCTCCATACGAGCTCACCATTAGTAGCATCTAAAGCCTCTACTCCAAAGGGTCCAAATTCTTTATAAAATTTGACTTTTTCATAGGTAGACATAGTAAAGCCTCCTGCACCGAAACCTCCACCGTAGCTTTGCTTGTTTTCGACTACGCCTTGTACCTGTGCCCATCCGCCGATTTGTATGATGATTCTATTACCTACTTTGTATAGATTTGGCGCTATAGTCAGTTTTTTCAACTCCTTACTTTTCCAAATCAACTTTCCCGTATTCAAATCATATTTGCTTACATATTGTTGCTTCTTACTTTGCATATCGAAAACGTAAACATCATTGCCATCGACCAAAGGTTCTGCCACCGCTCCGTATACAGCTTTTCTCACAAATTTTCTTCCTACATATCCTGAACCAATACCAGAGTTAATTTCTCTCATAACCTCATCGCTATGTGTTACAGACCAGATGAGAGACCCATTATTTAAATCATAAGCCTGCAAGCCCTGCATTGTTAGAAGTATTTTTGTGCCTTGTATTTTCATTTTTGCCAAAATCTTACCTGTCGCTATCTCTCTTTCAATAGATCCTTTGATATCTGTCTGCCATATTACCTCTCCATTCTTTACATTCAATTTATATATTTGACTCTTAAATCCTCCGAGATTCGCAGCCAATTTGCCTATACCACCTAAAATACTTTTACCAGCTGCAGCCGGATTGTAATTCAACGCCACTATGGTATTATCTGCCTTGTTATAAATATATGTCGCCAAGGCACCTTTGAAACCCTGTGTCTCCCATACCTCTTCACCAGTTCGGGCTTTAATCATAGTAAAAGCTTTTTTATTGGCTACAGCAAACATTCCTAACTCTGCCACATATGCAATGGAGCTCTCGGTAACATCTTCATATTTGTCCGTATTCCAAATCATATTGCCGTTTTCTATATCAATCACTGCCATTTGATCTTTTCCCCCTTTTCTATCGAAGAGAAAGATACATTTAGCATCCCACATAGGAATGCGCTCGTCTACTTTTTTTAATAAGCCATTGGTAATTGTTTTGAAATCTTTTGACCACTTAATTTTTCCCGTTTTAGTATCGATCATGGTAATCATTTTCTCGCTAGTGCACATCAGTTGTTCTGTGCTTTCATCAAATTCGTTTGTTTCTCCCTTATGTTCCATTTCTGTTTTCCATACGCTTTTCATTTCCGACTGCGTAAAAGCGGCCATGGAAAAAAGAAGGCTTAGTGTGATTGTGATACATTTTTTCATGTTCTTGATTTTTTAAAATGAATAAATATTTACAGTTGAATAGTATGTCTAAATTTCACTCGTTTATCTTTGGGAAGTTCGATATCAAATTTCAGTTTTCTTAAAACATCTTTCAATTCATTCTGCATTTTGATGTCAGTCAATTCATCACTTTCACAGAAAATAGTCTGCACGGTGCATTTAGGTCCTACCACGGTGATATCCATAATATAAGCACCTGACAAATTTCTCTTTGTGATTTCTTTTTTTAAGTCGCCGTTTTCGATACTCTCATCGATGGCATCTTTCAACTTATCTACTAACTCTTCATTGCTCAATTCGGAGGATTTTTTAAAGTAAGACTTTAGCACTAAATAATCCCAGAGGTAAAGATGTTTTTCATAATAAACATAAGCCAGATTCGTATTAGGAATTAATACAATTGGGCAAAATAGAGTGGAATTTTTGAAAAGCTTGTATCGAGCCTTAAACTCTGAGAAATCTTCAGTATTCATTGGATTTTGAACGCGTACTTGTTTTAAAAATCCTATGTTTCCACCGACAAATAGGCTTGTAATCTTACCATTAGGGCCAAGTTTAGCAAAGTTGCCACGGATTCCAAAGCCTTTATCTATTTGACCTGAGGAAAGATTTATCTTATGAAAGGTATACGAAGTAAATGAAGTGTTGTTTTCTTGTCCTCCTAATTGACATTGAATATAAACATCCTTTTCATCATTACTAAAAATAATATTCGTTACCACATCGATCTCATCATCACTATAGGCTATTGGTTTACTTAGTTCATTGGCATTGTAGATGACTAGTAACTTTTTTGCTCGATAGGCATTTTTCAGTTCTGATTTTCTTCTTTTCACCGATGCTACTGTCTTCATAGCTTCTTTATCAGCATCCCAACTCATAACGATATACTTGCCACTTGGGCTTATAGCAGCAAATTCATTATCTTCTTGCTTTACTTCCTTAACCAATTCTCCAGAAGGCAGGTTATACCATTTAAAGCCCTCTTTATCGCTCACAAAAGCTGTACTATTTAATATGCTAATTGCATAGGCATTTTTTACTACTAACAGTTCTTTTCCAGATTGTACATCGAGAACTGCCATTTTATCTACTTGCTGCCAGGCTTTGGTATATTGGGACCACATGACATTTCTAACGACAGCAGTCGTACTTTGGTATCCTTGAATAGCTATATACTTACCATCTTGGCTAAATTTAGCTATCCCTCCATTGAGATTGCCATGTGAACTTGTTGTTTTCCATACTAACTTCGGTTGATCCTTAGAAGTGACATCATACAAATAAGCCCTATTGGCATTGCCGCAGAGAAATAGCTTAGTACCATCTGGACTCAAGGTAATATCAGAGATCACACTCGTGATTCCCTCTAACTCCATATCCACCATACCTTCAGAGACCTTATTCTGAGAATGAACTAAAAGCCGAAATCCAATAAAGAAAATAAAACAAACTAATCTTATCATTTAGATTTAAAATCTAATGCAAAATTAGTTTTTATGAAAAGGGTATGCTATCCCGTAAAGGGGGTATTTTTAAAAAACGAGTTCAATTTATAGAATTTATATCATTTAGTATGCATAGAACTATTCAAACTCTCGCCCTATAGCATCTATATCATCTTCCACCTTTCTACCTACAATAGTTCCTGCGAAGTAGTCAGCGAGAGTTCGTCTATTTTTTTCAAATAACAGAAATAGTATATTAATAGCCATCCATGCTTGGCTAACATAAGTTATTAATGTAAGTGCTGCGATATGTTGTTCAGTTAAAAACTTTACCTTATTGAAAAATGTCATGTTTTCATAACCATCGCTCGGAGTGGTTAAACTATAATAACTTAAAAATAAATACTGTATAAGATTAAAAACATTATATCCCAAATATCTTTTTAGACATTACTGGTAGGATATTCTAGATCCATCATGACTGTGGATCATCAATCGTTGATTTTTCTTTCCGATGGTTGTCTGGTTGCTATAAACATAAAAAACATAATAAAGAAAGCCGATGACTAAGCTGGCTGTATTTGAAACAAAATGAAACTTTAAACCAAAATGGATTAAACCCACAAAAGGCAACATAATAGGTATTAGGACCAGTCCATCAATTAAAGCAGCAATAATTCGCTCTCTCCGTCTTGAATTTTGAATCATACTTTTATTATATAGTTTCCCAAATCAAATAAGCATCATCCAGCAATTGTTCTATTCTAGAATTGCTATCGAAATAAAATTTCATACTTCTACTCTGCTCTGAAAACATAGGTTCATCATTGATAGAGATTCCAATGTCGTTTAAGGTATTCAAAAAATCAAAGATGGTATCATCATCTTCGTCCTTAAGAAGAAATTCAGAATTTTTAAAAATCAACCGAAACTTCTTTTCTTTCAACCAACTCAAATCGGTCATTGAATCAAAAAGAGCATCAAGGTTATTCCCAAAGTCGCCTCCAAAAAGCAGTTCCTTATTGAGCTTAACATATAGCTTATTTATAGTAGGAAACTGCCCGCCATCTAGCTCTATATGCAACGAAGAAGAAGAGGTCGCTGGTAAATTCTTTTCGTCAGAGTAAATGAAAAAAAGTACATCTTGAGTCATCGAAAATAGAAATTGTTGGGGTGTTATTTGATTTTTTGAAATGATCGATAGTGGTCTGAAGTATAGTAGGCATCCTGCTCATTGGAGGTCACTAGCCTTTCTGCTCCGCGATTTTGTCCTTGAACCTTAGGATGAACATCCCATTCTCTATAGGTATATTTTTGACCAGAATTACTGGTTTGGGGCAGTAGTCGTTCTCTATTTTGAAATGTTCTACCTCCTACATAGCCACTAGGCGCTTCGTTGTGCTCTAGTATATACTCGAGCGTCTCTAGCACATAGGCTGGCACCTCTGATTTATTAGCACCAGTCTGGCTAGACTCATGCTTTGATGCTGTACTAAAACCTTGTGAGGATTGTGCAGTATTTTCAAAGACACGCTTATCTTCTATTTTGATTGACTTGGTATGGGTGATATAGCTCAAACCCCAACCCAAAAGAAAAGAGACAAGAATAGCCCCCCAAAATTTCCAGCTAAACGATTGCATTTTTATATTCGTATAACAAAAATAAGAACTAAATTTTTTTTAATTTATTTTTTTTTACTTTTTGCCGATAGGTTGAAATTTACGGGTGAAAACCAGTTTGTCTTCAGTGCTTAAGTCCATATTGAATTGATACCTTTCGATATCAAATTCTTTTAATAAGGCTATTTTATTGACTTTGTTATCTACGACATAGCGCGCCATCAGTCCTCTTGCCTTTTTTGAGAAAAAGGAGATATTTTTATAGAGTCCCTTATCTAGTTCTAAAAAATCAAAATTCAAGACTGGCTTTATCAATGATCTCTGATTTATTACTTTGAAGTATTCTTGTGAAGCCAAATTTAACAAATGTGTAGAAGGTTTCAAATCTTCATTGATACATTGAGTGACTCGCTCTGACCAGAAAGCATAGAGATTTTTCGACTTACCGATACTGACTTTCGAGCCCATTTCGAGACGATAGGGCTCCATAAGATCAAATGGACGCAACACGCCATAGAGTCCAGATAATATACGAACATTCTCTTGTGTATAAGCGAATTTCTTTTTATCTAGGCTATAGGCATCAAAACCAAGATAGACCTCTCCATCGAAAGTAAAAATAGCCTGACGAGAATTTTTGATATTTTCTTTCGTGCCAAGTGCCTGATAGCG
Proteins encoded in this region:
- a CDS encoding PQQ-binding-like beta-propeller repeat protein — its product is MKKCITITLSLLFSMAAFTQSEMKSVWKTEMEHKGETNEFDESTEQLMCTSEKMITMIDTKTGKIKWSKDFKTITNGLLKKVDERIPMWDAKCIFLFDRKGGKDQMAVIDIENGNMIWNTDKYEDVTESSIAYVAELGMFAVANKKAFTMIKARTGEEVWETQGFKGALATYIYNKADNTIVALNYNPAAAGKSILGGIGKLAANLGGFKSQIYKLNVKNGEVIWQTDIKGSIEREIATGKILAKMKIQGTKILLTMQGLQAYDLNNGSLIWSVTHSDEVMREINSGIGSGYVGRKFVRKAVYGAVAEPLVDGNDVYVFDMQSKKQQYVSKYDLNTGKLIWKSKELKKLTIAPNLYKVGNRIIIQIGGWAQVQGVVENKQSYGGGFGAGGFTMSTYEKVKFYKEFGPFGVEALDATNGELVWRSERFAKGVTNAFVHNGQLLVASGKELYNLNPNDGAEKYEVSVKEDDIKLTEQIFRLGENTILVCTKGVSSHVIADGKKNWSVRTKKGDLTEVTNGMAFYANDNGDKVVIDLSNGKYTMYDARKGSVAISYDDGQYMLIVEKDEVSKLKTKE
- a CDS encoding RDD family protein is translated as MIQNSRRRERIIAALIDGLVLIPIMLPFVGLIHFGLKFHFVSNTASLVIGFLYYVFYVYSNQTTIGKKNQRLMIHSHDGSRISYQ
- a CDS encoding barstar family protein — encoded protein: MTQDVLFFIYSDEKNLPATSSSSLHIELDGGQFPTINKLYVKLNKELLFGGDFGNNLDALFDSMTDLSWLKEKKFRLIFKNSEFLLKDEDDDTIFDFLNTLNDIGISINDEPMFSEQSRSMKFYFDSNSRIEQLLDDAYLIWETI
- the yaaA gene encoding peroxide stress protein YaaA, producing MLLVLSPAKSLELSKPIDCTIVTQPLFETEKKPVVDMLKKMKLKAIADTFSLSEKLAMLNYERYQALGTKENIKNSRQAIFTFDGEVYLGFDAYSLDKKKFAYTQENVRILSGLYGVLRPFDLMEPYRLEMGSKVSIGKSKNLYAFWSERVTQCINEDLKPSTHLLNLASQEYFKVINQRSLIKPVLNFDFLELDKGLYKNISFFSKKARGLMARYVVDNKVNKIALLKEFDIERYQFNMDLSTEDKLVFTRKFQPIGKK